The Chryseobacterium indologenes genomic sequence ATGCTTTCTCCCGTACTTTGTGACTGGCCTCCCTGAGTAATGGAAGAGCTCACCCATCTGAAAAAAGAAGAAAGGGTAATGGCATCCGTAGTATCCAGTTTTACGACATGATCTGTCAATTCTTTTAAAAACTGTTCGTCTGCTTTCGGCCCTGCTGCACAACCGACAATCGCTCCGAACTCAAGATCTCTGAGTACGGGAATCATCTGTCTGTACTTCTGAATATCCGAAGGTTTTCCATCCGTAAATATAAAAAGTAACGGCTGCCAGTCGCCCTTCTCTTCAGAAGAACCTTTTACATGCTCTTTCTTAACGAGTTCTGCCACCATCTCCAAAGCAGCTCCTGTATGCGTGGGCCCGCTATCCGGACATGTAATCTCCATCGGATAGAAACTGGCAAGATCAATCAGAGGAACAATATTTTTAACATCCCTGTCAAAAGTAGTGACACTCAGATGAAGGCTGTCCATCGCCTGCGGATCTGCACGAAGCATGCTGACAAGTCCGTTGAA encodes the following:
- a CDS encoding VWA domain-containing protein; amino-acid sequence: MTRRLLAYFLLDTSGSMNGEPIQALNNGFNGLVSMLRADPQAMDSLHLSVTTFDRDVKNIVPLIDLASFYPMEITCPDSGPTHTGAALEMVAELVKKEHVKGSSEEKGDWQPLLFIFTDGKPSDIQKYRQMIPVLRDLEFGAIVGCAAGPKADEQFLKELTDHVVKLDTTDAITLSSFFRWVSSSITQGGQSQSTGESITLPPPPSELNIII